The stretch of DNA CGGAATGATTTTCCGCGGAGGTGCATGTGCGGCATCATGTTGAGCAGTTGGCTGGCGAAGGATGACTTCGAGGTATCCGCTTCGACTTGATGGTTCGATGCACCGGGAGGAATCAAAAATTCGTTCGTGACCGCGCTGTGCGTACGGACTTCGTGCGTGACCGATTCAGGATCCGCAAAGATCATCCCCAGGGAACTCATGTCGAATTGTTCGGTGCCGATCGGTGTGTAGTGCATTTGAAACACGATCTCCGAACCGGCGGGAATCTTTTTGGCCATCCCCTCGGGAAACGGCTCCGCTCGCAAACCCGGGACATAGGCTGCTAAAAATCCAAGTGCCCCGCCACCCATACCGACGCGGCGTTGGCCCGGTTCGCGCGTCATGATCAAAATGTGATGCACGACCGCGCGGTTGCCCGGCGCTGCCTGGAAAGCGGACACCCATTTGTCTTCTTTAAAACCAGGGTCGACGGTGAAGTATTTGTATTCCACCGTCCCCGTGGCCGGCACGCGATACGGTTCTTCGCGCATGTTCACCACTAGGTCAGGCTCGCGGGGCAATTCCCAGCCCGACACGAATTCCCGCGGGGGAGGAAGTTGTTCCTTGTCCCCTTCCGGAGCTCCGTTTTTGACCCAGGTGAAGATCTGGTCTTTTTCTTCTTGGGTCAGCGCGCGGTCGTTTTTGAATTCGCCATGTTTGGGATTCGCATGCCAGGGGGGCATCCGTTGTTCATCCACGACCTCGGCAATCATCTCCGACCAACCCACGACCTCATCATAGTCGGTCAAGGCAAACGGGGCGATGTCCCCCTCGCGATGGCATTCGACACAACGATTTTGCAAAATGCGTGCGATCTGATTTGAATAGGTCACTTCGCTGTTTTCATTCGGCTGCTTGACGCGGCCAATGTGACAGCCGACGGCCGCGGTCACCGGCGTCGAGACCGGCTTGTCGGCGAGTAACTCTTGCAGCGCCAGTTCAAGATCGTTCCGTTCCGGTTTGTCGCGCTGATAGCCCACGCCGTATTGATCGTCAACGCGCCCCCAATACCGCACCGTCCGATCTTTGTCGAGCACGAACACTTCCGGCGTACGGACGGCATTCATCTGATCGGCGACTTTGTTTCCGGCATCTTTGAGCATCGGAAAATCAATTTTGTGCAGCCGTGCATAAGCGGCCATCTCGGTGATCGAATCTTGCGAGTTGGCATTTACGGCAATAAACGCGACGCCCTGATCGGCGAATTTTTTATTCAAGGCCACTAACCGCGGAGCGTACAGCTTGGCCAAAGGGCATTCGGTTCCGAGAAAAGCGACGACCACCACTTTATCTTTGCCAATCTCCGAGAGCGACTGCTCCTTACCTCGAAAATCGGCAAGCGTGAAGTCGGGGATGACCTTCCCGATCGGCGACTTGGCGGGTTGGGTCTCAGCAGAGAATGCGGAACTCGTCAGTGTCAATAAAACCGCCATTGCGGCAAACGGCAAATAATTCGAAGCGAGTCTCATCTGCAATTCTCTCAATTAGGCCATGGAATGCATGAGCGAATAACTCTGTACGATCAGCGTCAACGGTTAGTATGCGAATCAATGCGTGCGTTGGCGATAGGGAAAAATCGGATGCCGACCGTGGAATTTCGGCAAAACGCTGCTGGAGAACAATCGATACGCTAACCAGACTAACCGGTCGGATGGTTTTGGGGAAGCACGATTTTTTTACAGTTGTGTCTGGGTAAGCAGTGTCGCTCGTCTCGGCTGATCGCCGACCAATACTCTCTGGTTCGTGAGCCCAGCCGAAATCTTAAGCTAGATTTCTCAGATTTATCCTCACAGTCGCATGCCACTGACTTGGGCCATTCAAGGGATTCTCAACCGGCGATTGTGTCACGACGACGACACCGGCCGGGCATGTGACCCGACCGGTGTCTGCGTTTGCCAAATTGGAATTCCGAAATCGCTAGCCATGTGTCCATCAGATTCGACGGGTGGCATGCAATGGTGGTGGCGACGGATGACTATTCGTCGTTATTCTGTCGGTCTCGATTGCGGCGCGGCCGATCTCCGCGTTGTCGGTCTCCCCGCTGTCGATCTCCCCGTCCGCGACCACCAAACCGGGGTTGCGGCATGTCGAACTTCTCACCCTGCATGGCGGCAAACTGTGCTTGTTGTTCTTTGGTGAGAATCTCCAGCACGCTGCTTTCGGCCGATTTCCGCAATTCTTCCATCTTTTTCATCGCAGCTTCGCGATCTCCGCTATCGCGTCTCCCACGACGTCCTTGCATCGCTTCTCGCATTTTTTCGCGGTTGGCTTCTTCGGCCGCTTCGATCTTGCCCTGTTGTTCGTCCGTGATTTCCAACTTGGCTGCCACTTCGTCGTCACTCAGCGCGCGAACGCCCTCGACTTGGATTTTGATTTGGTTGAGCCGTTTCATTTGCTGTTCGTCCAGGACTCCGGCCAGCATTTTTTTTGCTTCGGCAGCGCGTTTTTCGGCGGCTTCGCGGCGTTCGGCACGCATTTTGGTCCGTTCTTCTTCGGAAAGATCACGGAGGTTTCGCCGGTCACCACGTTCACCGCGCTCGCCCCGCAGTTTCTTGGCGATTTCATCGACCGATTCCTCTTGCCCTTTTTCCAGCTTGATTTCCGTCCGGACTTCTTCAATCCGCAACAGCGAAAGCAAGTCGCCCCCGCCACGGGGACCAGCGCCGCCTCGTCCACCGCGACCTTCACGTTGTCCGCCGCGGTCACGCCTCCGCCGTTGCGGGCCTTCGTCTTGGGCTTCGACTAAGGTTGTGACAATGAACGTCGTAAACACCACACCTGCCAGCAAGGGAAACCAGCGTTTTTGCATTGTTCTGCTCCTGTATTAGATATGTCGCAGCCACATGACCGGTCGGAAAGAGCCGATTCCGTATAGGGGCCCGAGCGGGTTGAACATTCGCCAAGTCGGCACGATCACCAGACGTAGCAACCCCGCATCCAATAGAAACACCGCACCCGTAAAAAAGATTCGCCAGCAATAACAAAAAACAACGTTTTCCGTAGCTTTCCCAACAATTTCTTCCCACGCCGATTCAAGGCCGTCCTCACTCGAGCCCCAAACCACCAAAGGCTGCAAAACAACCCCTGGCCACCGGCCACTGACCACCGGCAACTTTTTCAGTACGGCCACGGCCCTTGCGACCAAAGCCCCCCATCCACATAGACGGTCTGCCCGGTGATAAAGTCCGCGCCGTCGCCGGCGAGATAAACCACCGCTTTGGCGACGTCGTCGACTTGGCCGACGCGGCGCATGGGCGTTAGTGGACTCCACGTTGCCGAATAATCACCACTTTCGAGTTTTGTCCGTTCGATTTCGATCGCACCGGGGGCAACGCAGTTCACGCGAATGCCGTGCGGACCTAACTCGACTGCCGAGACGCGCGTAAGATTCTCAACGCCTCCTTTCGAGGCGGAGTAGTCGACCAAATTGGGAAAGGGGGTTTTGTTCGCCCCCGAGCCGATGTTGATAATGCCCCCACCCCCTGAATCCTTCATTCGCAGCGCGGCTGCTTGGGTGCACAAAAACGTTCCTTTGAGATTCGTGCGAATCGTGCGGTCGAAATCCTCTTCGGTCAGTTCCAACAGCGGCGCCCAGGTTTGCACGCCGGCATTATTGACCAGCAGGTCGAGCGTCCCGGCTGCAGCTTCAAGTTCGGCAAAC from Symmachiella dynata encodes:
- a CDS encoding redoxin domain-containing protein, with amino-acid sequence MRLASNYLPFAAMAVLLTLTSSAFSAETQPAKSPIGKVIPDFTLADFRGKEQSLSEIGKDKVVVVAFLGTECPLAKLYAPRLVALNKKFADQGVAFIAVNANSQDSITEMAAYARLHKIDFPMLKDAGNKVADQMNAVRTPEVFVLDKDRTVRYWGRVDDQYGVGYQRDKPERNDLELALQELLADKPVSTPVTAAVGCHIGRVKQPNENSEVTYSNQIARILQNRCVECHREGDIAPFALTDYDEVVGWSEMIAEVVDEQRMPPWHANPKHGEFKNDRALTQEEKDQIFTWVKNGAPEGDKEQLPPPREFVSGWELPREPDLVVNMREEPYRVPATGTVEYKYFTVDPGFKEDKWVSAFQAAPGNRAVVHHILIMTREPGQRRVGMGGGALGFLAAYVPGLRAEPFPEGMAKKIPAGSEIVFQMHYTPIGTEQFDMSSLGMIFADPESVTHEVRTHSAVTNEFLIPPGASNHQVEADTSKSSFASQLLNMMPHMHLRGKSFRYEVRYPDGKTETLLDVPHYDFNWQTSYRLVNHKELPAGTTIHCVGAFDNSKQNLNNPDPTQSVAWGDQTWDEMFIGYFDVAFPVESGKEMPFPPPKRNRGPTPESIMAKLDANQDEKIEVGEVPLLLRGRFKKIDLDDDNMITIEELREAFKRGRRDKDDE
- a CDS encoding Spy/CpxP family protein refolding chaperone → MQKRWFPLLAGVVFTTFIVTTLVEAQDEGPQRRRRDRGGQREGRGGRGGAGPRGGGDLLSLLRIEEVRTEIKLEKGQEESVDEIAKKLRGERGERGDRRNLRDLSEEERTKMRAERREAAEKRAAEAKKMLAGVLDEQQMKRLNQIKIQVEGVRALSDDEVAAKLEITDEQQGKIEAAEEANREKMREAMQGRRGRRDSGDREAAMKKMEELRKSAESSVLEILTKEQQAQFAAMQGEKFDMPQPRFGGRGRGDRQRGDRQRGDRPRRNRDRQNNDE
- a CDS encoding SDR family NAD(P)-dependent oxidoreductase, encoding MNTDRKIALVTGASKGVGRGIALGLARDGWDVAVNFNGDRNGAAATAAAISELGRQAWVLQGDIGYRDQVESMFAELEAAAGTLDLLVNNAGVQTWAPLLELTEEDFDRTIRTNLKGTFLCTQAAALRMKDSGGGGIINIGSGANKTPFPNLVDYSASKGGVENLTRVSAVELGPHGIRVNCVAPGAIEIERTKLESGDYSATWSPLTPMRRVGQVDDVAKAVVYLAGDGADFITGQTVYVDGGLWSQGPWPY